Within the uncultured Bacteroides sp. genome, the region TATTCTGTGCCGCTTTTGCCCAGGTACAGGATATGCCTGCAGGGCTGACTTCAGCCTTTAAAAAAGGAAGTGCACAGGATTTACTCCCGTTTTTGAGCAATCAGGTGGTACTAATTATCCAGAATAATCCACAAAGTTTTAAAAAGTCTGAGGCTCAGAAAGCAATGGCTGATTTTTTCTCAGCAAACAAAGTTACCGGATTCTCGGTAAACCATCAGGGAAATAGAAACGAATCGGGCTTTATTATCGGTACACTTAGTACTTCAAATGGCTCATTCAGAATAAATTGCTTTTTTAAAAAGAACGGTGACAGTACAGTGTTAATACATCAAATAAGAATAGTTAAAACAAATGAATGAATTAATTGACAAACTAATTGATCTGGCTTTTGCAGAAGATATTGGCGATGGCGATCATACAACTCTTTCCTGCATTCCGGCTACTGCAATGGGGAAATCTAAACTTCTTATTAAAGAAGAAGGGGTGCTTGCCGGAATTGAAATGGCAAAAGAAATCTTTCATCGCTTTGATCCGGAGTTGAAGGTTGAAGTCTTTATTAACGACGGCACAGAAGTAAAGCCGGGCGATGTGGCTATGATTGTGTCTGGAAAAGTACAATCTTTATTGCAAACTGAACGACTGATGCTGAACGTGATGCAGCGCATGAGCGGAATTGCTACCACTACCCGTAAATATGTGAAGCTTTTGGAAGGTACTAAAACCAGAGTGCTCGATACTCGTAAAACAACTCCAGGTTTGCGTATGATCGAGAAAGAGGCTGTGAAAATAGGGGGTGGCGTAAATCACCGCATCGGGCTGTTTGACATGATCCTGCTTAAAGATAATCATGTGGATTTTGCCGGCGGAATTGATAAAGCCATTAATCGTGCTAAGGAATATTGCAAAGCAAAAGGGAAAGATCTGAAGATTGAAATT harbors:
- a CDS encoding DUF4783 domain-containing protein produces the protein MKKRILLVFMSFIFCAAFAQVQDMPAGLTSAFKKGSAQDLLPFLSNQVVLIIQNNPQSFKKSEAQKAMADFFSANKVTGFSVNHQGNRNESGFIIGTLSTSNGSFRINCFFKKNGDSTVLIHQIRIVKTNE
- the nadC gene encoding carboxylating nicotinate-nucleotide diphosphorylase produces the protein MNELIDKLIDLAFAEDIGDGDHTTLSCIPATAMGKSKLLIKEEGVLAGIEMAKEIFHRFDPELKVEVFINDGTEVKPGDVAMIVSGKVQSLLQTERLMLNVMQRMSGIATTTRKYVKLLEGTKTRVLDTRKTTPGLRMIEKEAVKIGGGVNHRIGLFDMILLKDNHVDFAGGIDKAINRAKEYCKAKGKDLKIEIEVRNFDEIKQVLELGGVDRIMLDNFNIENTRKAVEMIAGRFEIESSGGITFKSLRDYAECGVDFISVGALTHSVKGLDMSFKAC